One region of Eupeodes corollae chromosome 1, idEupCoro1.1, whole genome shotgun sequence genomic DNA includes:
- the LOC129941948 gene encoding protein adenylyltransferase Fic has translation MFVAPPSNTTKSYRLLIQITRKMLQSHYINILIFLAGTFVSLVFFEFFRNGINHKHSQLMYVPEERYLQVIDEFTTISRRNPSQLSNGGGFGLNDDDGSYEREANTKEALGSLKLAQEMKASGKDDKAMKLFEHAFALAPKNPEVLVKYGEYLEHNRRDILTADQFYFQALTINPSNSEALANRQRTASIVQTIDERRLQTLDIKRDALSAIHEANSALRRAKKEAYFQHIYHSVGIEGNTMTLAQTRSILETRMAIDGKSIDEHNEILGLDLAMKYINASLVNKMEITLKDIMEIHRRVLGHVDPIEGGEFRRTQVYVGGHTPPGPGDLSILMRRFEGWLNSGDTMSLHPIKHAALAHYKLVHIHPFIDGNGRTSRLLMNTMLMRAGYPPVIIPKQQRHKYYHFLQLANEGDIRPFIRFIADCTEKTLDLYLWATSDLPQQIPMLEQTDFIGDNSKPSQTQFANNNDNDIDQSGSGNSEQNNSSF, from the exons ATGTTCGTGGCACCACCTTCTAACACCACCAAGTCCTATCGTCTGCTAATACAAATTACCCGGAAGATGTTACAATCGCATTACATCAACATTCTTATCTTCCTTGCTGGAACTTTCGTATCGTTGGTTTTCTTTGAATTCTTTCGCAATGGCATCAACCATAAACATTCCCAGTTAATGTATGTTCCTGAGGAGCGGTATCTTCAAGTAATTGATGAATTTACAACCATTTCGAGGAGAAATCCGTCCCAATTGAGCAATGGGGGCGGATTTGGCCTTAATGATGACGATGGTTCATACGAACGTGAGGCGAATACGAAAGAAGCTCTGGGCTCACTCAAGTTGGCTCAGGAGATGAAGGCCTCAGGGAAAGATGACAAAGCAATGAAGCTATTCGAACATGCATTTGCATTGGCGCCAAAAAACCCAGAAGTTTTAGTCAAGTATGGAGAATACCTAGAACACAATCGCCGGGATATACTTACCGCAGATCAATTTTACTTTCAA GCACTGACAATCAATCCTAGCAACAGTGAAGCATTAGCTAATCGCCAAAGAACTGCATCAATAGTTCAAACAATCGACGAGAGACGTCTTCAAACTTTAGACATCAAAAGAGATGCACTCTCTGCAATCCATGAAGCGAATTCAGCATTGCGGAGGGCAAAAAAAGAGGCTTACTTTCAACATATTTACCATTCAGTTGGTATTGAGGGAAACACCATGACTTTAGCTCAGACGAGGTCGATTCTAGAGACTAGAATGGCTATCGATGGGAAGTCCATCGATGAGCACAATGAAATTCTAGGTCTTGATTTGGCCATGAAGTACATTAATGCCAGTTTGGTCAATAA AATGGAAATCACGCTAAAGGACATCATGGAGATTCATAGGAGAGTTTTAGGTCATGTTGATCCCATCGAAGGTGGGGAGTTCCGTCGGACTCAAGTTTACGTAGGTGGTCATACTCCTCCAGGCCCCGGAGACCTATCGATTCTTATGAGGAGGTTCGAGGGATGGTTGAATTCAGGCGATACTATGTCCTTGCATCCAATTAA ACACGCTGCACTGGCTCACTATAAACTTGTCCACATTCACCCATTCATCGATGGCAACGGAAGAACTTCGCGTCTCCTGATGAACACCATGCTAATGCGCGCCGGTTACCCTCCTGTTATCATACCAAAGCAACAACG TCACAAGTATTACCACTTCCTGCAGCTGGCAAATGAAGGTGATATCCGGCCGTTTATTCGTTTTATTGCCGATTGTACAGAAAAAACCCTGGATCTATATCTTTGGGCAACAAGTGATCTACCCCAACAAATACCAATGTTGGAGCAAACTGATTTCATTGGCGACAATAGTAAACCATCGCAAACTCAATTCGCGAATAATAATGACAATGATATCGATCAATCGGGATCTGGGAACTCGGAGCAAAATAATagttctttttaa